A part of Ancylomarina subtilis genomic DNA contains:
- a CDS encoding metallophosphoesterase, with protein sequence MYDIIGDIHGEFESLEEMLQTLGYKKEAGVYAHPERKAVFVGDFVDRGFRVIDSLCLIKNMVDYGSAYAIVGNHELNVLAYYTKDEEGFPLREHSLKNKAQIRRTYLEFQANKEAKKVYLKWLRSLPMFLEFDGFRVVHACWDQEAVDLIREKHPQNRLSKKFLRKIHSKKGKLYEACMLLLKGREFALPNDMIIKDSYGVKRSMFRIKWWNKMEGESFSSLAFGNRFKLPHYTIPPELCVEIPPYSVENPPVFFGHYCLNGQAGVIRDNLCCVDACVANGGHLIAYRWDGNRKLNPNNIVKV encoded by the coding sequence TTGTACGATATAATTGGAGATATACACGGGGAATTTGAGAGCCTGGAAGAAATGCTTCAAACCTTAGGGTATAAAAAGGAAGCTGGTGTTTATGCTCATCCCGAACGTAAAGCTGTTTTTGTAGGTGATTTTGTCGATAGAGGATTTCGTGTGATTGACAGTCTTTGCCTGATAAAAAATATGGTCGATTACGGTTCTGCTTATGCCATTGTTGGTAATCATGAACTTAATGTTTTGGCCTATTATACGAAGGACGAAGAAGGATTTCCCTTGCGTGAGCATAGTTTGAAGAATAAGGCTCAAATTAGAAGAACTTATCTCGAGTTTCAGGCGAATAAAGAGGCTAAGAAAGTTTACCTGAAATGGTTACGATCTCTACCCATGTTTCTTGAATTTGATGGGTTTAGAGTCGTTCATGCCTGTTGGGATCAGGAAGCTGTTGATTTGATTCGTGAAAAACATCCTCAAAATAGATTGAGTAAGAAATTCCTACGAAAGATTCACTCTAAGAAAGGCAAGCTTTATGAGGCTTGTATGCTTTTGTTGAAGGGAAGAGAATTTGCTTTACCCAATGATATGATTATTAAGGATAGTTATGGGGTTAAACGCAGCATGTTTCGAATAAAGTGGTGGAATAAGATGGAGGGGGAGAGCTTTAGTTCTTTGGCCTTTGGTAATCGTTTCAAGCTACCTCATTATACAATCCCTCCTGAACTTTGTGTGGAAATACCTCCTTATTCAGTAGAGAATCCGCCTGTCTTTTTTGGACACTATTGTTTGAATGGCCAAGCTGGCGTCATCCGTGATAATTTATGCTGTGTGGATGCCTGTGTCGCAAATGGAGGACATCTGATTGCTTACCGTTGGGATGGGAATCGGAAATTAAACCCCAATAATATTGTAAAAGTGTAA
- a CDS encoding aminotransferase class V-fold PLP-dependent enzyme: MSNLENHFKKFRKNTVGNEARFYSPFGKQTIVYGDWIASGRLYKPLEKRMLKDFGPYVANTHTETNVTGTLMTQSYHEAQNLIKQHCNAGPNDVLIHAGYGMTAVVNKLQRILGLKGCGYMSSTVCQKERQKPVVFITHMEHHSNQTSWYETNVDVVVVPPGEGLRVDLNELEKQLEKYADRQLKIGSFSACSNVTGIITPYHEMAKMMHKHGGICFVDFAASAPYVDIDMHPEDEACKLDGIFFSPHKFLGGPGSSGVMIFDSALYNPEAAPDNPGGGTVDWTNPWGEYKYVNSIEAREDGGTPGFLQSIRTALAIDVKNQMGTDKMEAREEELLDLAFSLMREVDDVTILADDGQKRIGVMSFYIEYIHFNLLVKLLNDHFGIQVRGGCACAGTYGHYMLNVTPEKSQAITCEISAGDLTHKPGWVRWSLHPTTTDKEVIYFVESIKQIIANFEEWKNDYEYCSKTNEFTYVGPNKVKKEVRVSKLFKL, translated from the coding sequence ATGAGCAATTTGGAGAACCATTTCAAAAAGTTCCGAAAGAATACGGTGGGAAACGAAGCCCGATTTTATTCTCCCTTTGGTAAGCAAACTATCGTATACGGCGATTGGATTGCGAGCGGACGTTTATATAAGCCTCTCGAGAAGAGAATGCTGAAGGATTTTGGACCCTATGTGGCAAATACACATACAGAGACCAATGTTACCGGTACTTTAATGACTCAAAGTTACCATGAAGCTCAGAATTTAATAAAGCAGCATTGTAATGCTGGTCCCAATGATGTATTGATACATGCGGGTTATGGAATGACTGCTGTTGTGAATAAGCTTCAACGAATTTTAGGATTGAAAGGTTGTGGTTATATGAGCTCTACGGTTTGTCAGAAAGAAAGACAAAAACCTGTAGTATTTATCACCCATATGGAGCATCATTCAAATCAAACATCATGGTATGAAACCAATGTTGATGTGGTTGTCGTGCCTCCCGGAGAAGGTCTTAGAGTTGATTTAAATGAGTTAGAAAAACAGTTGGAGAAGTATGCTGATCGTCAACTCAAAATAGGCTCGTTCAGCGCTTGTTCAAATGTGACAGGGATTATTACTCCTTATCACGAAATGGCAAAAATGATGCACAAGCATGGCGGTATTTGTTTTGTTGATTTTGCAGCTTCAGCCCCTTATGTTGATATTGATATGCATCCTGAAGATGAGGCTTGCAAGCTGGATGGAATTTTCTTCTCACCACATAAATTCTTAGGTGGTCCAGGTTCGTCAGGTGTTATGATTTTCGATTCAGCACTTTATAATCCCGAAGCAGCTCCCGATAATCCAGGTGGTGGTACTGTGGATTGGACAAATCCCTGGGGAGAATATAAATATGTGAATAGTATTGAGGCACGTGAAGATGGAGGAACACCAGGTTTCTTACAGTCGATAAGAACCGCTTTGGCTATCGATGTGAAAAATCAGATGGGAACAGATAAAATGGAAGCGCGTGAGGAAGAATTGCTCGATTTAGCCTTTAGTCTGATGCGTGAAGTTGATGATGTTACGATTCTTGCTGATGATGGTCAGAAGCGTATTGGTGTGATGTCGTTTTATATTGAGTACATTCATTTTAATTTGTTAGTGAAATTATTGAATGACCATTTTGGTATTCAGGTTCGAGGAGGTTGTGCTTGTGCTGGTACTTACGGCCATTATATGCTGAATGTTACACCGGAGAAATCACAAGCCATTACCTGTGAGATTAGCGCTGGTGATTTAACACATAAGCCGGGATGGGTGCGTTGGTCGTTGCATCCAACTACCACAGACAAAGAGGTTATCTATTTTGTTGAGTCCATTAAGCAAATTATTGCCAATTTTGAGGAATGGAAAAATGATTATGAGTATTGTAGTAAAACCAACGAATTTACTTATGTTGGCCCCAATAAAGTAAAGAAAGAAGTTCGTGTTTCGAAATTATTCAAGCTTTAG